The genomic region ACGGGGGAGTACCCCGGCGCGGGGGAACTGCCGTTCGACTGGAGCGCCGTCGGCCCCGCCGACGTCGCTTCGGGCGGCCGCGCCCGCTTCCGGGGCACGCGAGTGCGGGCCGGCAACGCGATGGCGCGCACCCGGGCCTCCCTGTTGGACGCCGCCGTGCGCCTGATCGCCGAGCGCGGTACCCGTCGCACATCGATGACCGACATCGCTCAGGCCGCCGGCATCGCCAAGGGAACGCTCTACAACCACTTCCGCAACAAGGACGAGGTTTTCGCCGCGCTCGTCGAGGCCGAAATCCTGCTGATCGCCGACGAGTGCCGCGGCCTGGCGCTGGAGGACGCGCTGGCGGTCGCCGCGATCCGGCTCGACACCCACCCTGCGTTGCGTCGGGTTGCCGACGATGACCCGGCCGCGCTGGCGGCTCTGGTCGGGGCGGACGCCGGCGCTGCCGGATGGCGTGCGGCCCGGT from Cryptosporangium minutisporangium harbors:
- a CDS encoding TetR family transcriptional regulator — protein: MTGEYPGAGELPFDWSAVGPADVASGGRARFRGTRVRAGNAMARTRASLLDAAVRLIAERGTRRTSMTDIAQAAGIAKGTLYNHFRNKDEVFAALVEAEILLIADECRGLALEDALAVAAIRLDTHPALRRVADDDPAALAALVGADAGAAGWRAARSGAADVLAASGRDPRGAELVVRWLASHVAAPDGDDAEAGARLLAAVLPLRALATV